The following coding sequences are from one Streptomyces venezuelae window:
- a CDS encoding ABC transporter ATP-binding protein — translation MLELRSITAGYDRRAPVVRDVSLSLAPGESVGLLGPSGCGKSTLARVAALLHRPDAGRVVVDGETARGWRHRAPRELRTAFGVVFQQPRLSADPRLTLTALIAEPLRATGRGNEAAATVPDLAARVGLGPDLLGRRPHEVSDGQLQRACLARALVLRPRWLICDEMTAMLDASTTAALVHVVEEYRAEHDAGLLAVGHDRVLLERWCDRTTHWDDLVTPFAA, via the coding sequence GTGCTTGAACTGCGCTCCATCACCGCCGGATACGACCGACGCGCCCCCGTCGTCCGCGACGTGAGCCTCAGCCTCGCGCCCGGCGAGTCCGTCGGCCTCCTCGGCCCCAGCGGCTGCGGCAAGTCCACGCTGGCCCGAGTCGCCGCGCTCCTGCACCGCCCCGACGCCGGACGGGTCGTCGTCGACGGCGAGACCGCCCGCGGCTGGCGCCACCGCGCACCCCGGGAGCTGCGCACCGCCTTCGGCGTCGTCTTCCAGCAGCCGCGGCTCTCCGCCGACCCCCGCCTGACGCTCACCGCCTTGATCGCGGAACCCTTGCGTGCCACGGGCCGCGGCAACGAGGCGGCCGCCACGGTCCCTGACCTCGCCGCCCGGGTCGGCCTCGGCCCGGACCTCCTGGGCCGCCGCCCGCACGAGGTCAGTGACGGCCAGCTCCAACGCGCCTGCCTGGCCCGCGCCCTGGTGCTCCGCCCCCGCTGGCTGATCTGCGACGAGATGACGGCGATGCTCGACGCCTCCACGACGGCGGCGCTCGTCCACGTCGTGGAGGAGTACCGCGCCGAGCACGACGCGGGACTCCTCGCCGTCGGCCACGACCGCGTACTCCTGGAACGGTGGTGCGACCGCACGACGCACTGGGACGATCTCGTGACTCCATTCGCCGCGTAG
- a CDS encoding ABC transporter ATP-binding protein: MRGGTHVSAVTDATFDLAAGECLALVGESGCGKSVLASALLGLLPENAQTAGSALIAGPDGQPPVDLLTADERTLARTVRGRRVGLVPQSPAAHLTPVRTVRSQLEETLRELVGVRKPRLRAAAEAAAERAAFPLGHLDRYPHELSGGLAQRAATALALIGDAPLLLADEPTTGLDRDLVDRTVDELRRHVGDDRALLLITHDLAAAERIADRVAVMYASRVVELADADTFFGTPGPRHPYARGLLNALPERAFTPVPGMPPELSALPAGCAFAARCDRADDACGALPALTDGAACHHPHADVLEAPRA; encoded by the coding sequence ATGCGCGGCGGCACGCACGTCTCCGCCGTCACCGACGCCACCTTCGACCTCGCGGCGGGGGAGTGCCTCGCCCTGGTCGGCGAGAGCGGCTGCGGCAAGTCGGTGCTCGCCTCCGCGCTGCTCGGCCTGCTCCCGGAGAACGCGCAGACCGCGGGGTCCGCGCTGATCGCGGGCCCGGACGGCCAGCCCCCCGTCGACCTGCTCACCGCCGACGAGCGCACGCTGGCCCGCACCGTGCGGGGCCGCCGCGTCGGCCTCGTACCGCAGAGCCCGGCCGCCCACCTGACACCCGTCCGCACCGTCCGCTCCCAGCTGGAGGAGACCCTCCGCGAACTCGTGGGCGTACGGAAGCCGCGGCTGAGGGCCGCCGCGGAAGCGGCCGCCGAACGCGCCGCGTTCCCCCTCGGCCACCTCGACCGCTACCCGCACGAACTGTCCGGCGGCCTCGCCCAGCGCGCCGCCACCGCGCTCGCCCTCATCGGCGACGCGCCGCTCCTCCTCGCCGACGAGCCCACCACCGGCCTCGACCGCGACCTGGTCGACCGCACCGTCGACGAGCTGCGCCGGCACGTCGGCGACGACCGCGCGCTGCTCCTCATCACCCACGACCTCGCCGCCGCCGAGCGCATCGCCGACCGGGTCGCCGTGATGTACGCGAGCCGCGTCGTCGAACTCGCCGACGCCGACACGTTCTTCGGCACGCCCGGCCCCCGGCACCCCTACGCCCGCGGCCTCCTGAACGCCCTGCCGGAGCGCGCCTTCACCCCCGTCCCCGGCATGCCGCCCGAACTCTCCGCGCTCCCCGCCGGGTGCGCCTTCGCGGCGCGCTGCGACCGGGCCGACGACGCGTGCGGTGCGCTGCCTGCGCTCACCGACGGCGCCGCCTGCCACCACCCCCACGCGGACGTGCTGGAGGCGCCCCGTGCTTGA
- a CDS encoding phosphatidylinositol-specific phospholipase C/glycerophosphodiester phosphodiesterase family protein produces the protein MALTTRRRALTTFGAALVGGVATPAYAHATGRGHHPRPLIRAHAHNDYEHPRPLLDALDHRFGSVEADIHLVDGQLLVAHDPVDLDPTRTLESLYLAPLAARVRAQHGSVYRGYHRTPFQLLIDIKTEGASTYAELHRHLRPYRRLFTTYSHGKVRRGAVTAVVSGDRAARGPMEAQRVRYAFYDGRLADLGGPAPASLIPLISDNWSLNFSWQGVGPIPSAEREKLRGIVSAAHARRQRVRFWATPDLPGPQREAVWGELLAAGVDHLNTDDLAGLEAFLDAHRG, from the coding sequence ATGGCCCTCACCACCCGTCGCAGAGCCCTCACCACCTTCGGAGCCGCCCTTGTCGGCGGCGTCGCGACGCCCGCCTACGCGCACGCGACCGGACGTGGTCACCACCCCAGGCCCCTGATCCGTGCCCACGCCCACAACGACTACGAACACCCCCGCCCGCTCCTCGACGCGCTCGACCACCGCTTCGGCAGCGTCGAGGCCGACATCCACCTCGTCGACGGGCAGCTGCTCGTCGCCCACGACCCCGTGGACCTCGACCCCACCCGCACCCTGGAGTCGCTCTACCTGGCGCCCCTGGCCGCCCGGGTGCGCGCCCAGCACGGTTCCGTGTACCGGGGGTATCACCGCACCCCCTTCCAGCTGCTCATCGACATCAAGACCGAGGGCGCGTCGACGTACGCGGAGCTCCACCGCCATCTGCGGCCCTACCGGCGCCTCTTCACGACGTACAGCCACGGGAAGGTGCGCCGCGGCGCCGTCACCGCCGTCGTCTCCGGGGACCGGGCGGCGCGCGGGCCGATGGAGGCTCAGCGCGTGCGGTACGCCTTCTACGACGGGCGGCTCGCCGACCTCGGCGGTCCCGCGCCCGCCTCGCTCATCCCGCTGATCAGCGACAACTGGTCCCTCAACTTCAGCTGGCAGGGCGTGGGGCCCATACCGTCCGCCGAACGCGAGAAGCTGCGCGGCATCGTCTCCGCCGCCCACGCGCGCCGGCAGCGCGTGCGCTTCTGGGCCACGCCCGACCTGCCGGGTCCGCAGCGCGAAGCGGTCTGGGGCGAACTGCTCGCCGCCGGGGTGGATCACCTCAACACCGACGACCTCGCGGGGCTCGAAGCGTTCCTCGACGCACACCGCGGATGA